Below is a genomic region from Marinobacter salarius.
GCGATGTTGCTGGCAGCGCAGAAGCGGGGCTGGGAAATCGAGTATATGGAGCTGCCGGACCTGTATTTGAAAGGTGGGCAGGCGAGGGCCCGAACCCGTGACCTGACCGTGCACATGGACCCGGAAGACTGGTTCGGTTTCGGTGGCGCCCAGGACCGGGCACTGGGGGACCTCGACGTTATCCTGATGCGGCAGGACCCACCGGTGGACCGGGAGTTCCTGATGGCGACGTTCATTCTGGAAATCGCCGAGCAACAGGGTGCCCTGGTGGTCAATCCGGCGTCCACGCTACGGGATTGTAACGAAAAGCTGTTTGCCGCCCAGTTTGAAGACTGCACGCCGCCGTTGCTCGTTACCCGTTCGGCCGAGCGACTGAAGGAATTCTACGCCGAGCATGGTGATGTCATCATGAAACCGGTTGATGGCATGGGCGGGCGCTCCATCTTCCGGATCAAGGAAAACGACGACAACCTTGGGGTTATTATTGAAACCCTGACCAACGATGGCGCCCACCAGGCCATGGCGCAGAAATACATACCCGAGATCAAACAGGGCGATAAACGCATCCTGCTGATCGATGGCGAGCCGGTCCCCTACGCGCTGGCGCGCATCCCCTCTCAGGGTGAGAATCGTGGGAACCTGGCCGCCGGAGGGCGGGGGGAAGGTCGTGAACTCACGGTACGTGATCGCGAAATCTGTGACCGTGTGGCGCCAGTGCTCAAGGAAAAAGGACTCATTTTTGTCGGCATCGACGTCATCGGTGACTACCTCACCGAAATCAATGTCACCAGTCCCACCTGCATCCGGGAACTGGATACCGCCTATGGCATTGATATTTCCAGTCAGTTGCTGGATGCCATAGAGCGCCGTCTGAAATAATGGCGTCCAGTCAGGTTTAACCGAGGGTAAATAGCAGGAATGGCAGTACAGGTCAGCGATTTCGATCGGTTTTCGTTCACGCTCTTCATGGCGCTGGCGCTCCACGCCATCGTGGTGCTGGGTATTACCTTTGCGCCCGAGCCTCCGCGCTCCTCGGCCCAGACCATGGAAATCACGCTCTCCCAGTTTGATGACGAGACCGACCCGGAGGAAGCCGATTTTCTGGCCCAGACCAGCCAGAAAGGCAGTGGTACCGAGGAAGAACCGGTGGAAATGACGACACCGCAGCCTTCCGACGTCAGCCAGCCGGAGGTCGCCGAAGTTCAGCCGGAACCTCCGTCCCGTGTTGAGCCCAGGCAAGAGCAGGAACAGCCGGTGGTGCAGACACAGGCTCAGAATGAACGCCAGGTGTCGGAGCCTTCAGCGGCGGAACCAGCATCGGATGAGCCGCTACCGGTGAAGGAAAAGAAAAGCCTGATGGAGCGCAGCCTGGAAATTGCCAGTCTGGAGGCGCGATTTGATCAGCAACGCAGAGCCTACGCCAAGAAACCCCGGGTCATGAGGGTTACCGCGGCCTCAACGTTGAAATCAACCAACGCGTGGTATGTTCAGAATTGGGTCAGCAAGGTAACCCGTGTCGGCAATATCAACTATCCTACCGAGGCCAGGCGAGCTGGAATCTATGGCACTCTGCGGATGCTGGTTTCCATGAAGAAGGATGGCACAATAAAGGAACTGGCTATACTCGAATCATCCGGCAGTAGCGTGCTTGATGATGCAGCAATACGCATCGTGAGAATGGCAGCGCCTTTCGCGCCTTTCCCGGATGACATGCGCGAGAATGTCGACGAACTGGAAATTATCCGCACCTGGGTATTCGAACGGCGGGGGCTGACATCGGGATGACAGCATCAAAACACTCTCCACACAGCCTGCGGCACCAGTTTCTGGTGGCGTCTCCTTATTTGCAGGACCCACGTTTCCACGGTGCAGTGATCTATCTGTGCGAGCATTCGGATGAAGGCGCCCTGGGGCTGACGGTGAACCACCCCCTGGACATCCATCTGGGGGAAATTCTGGAACAGCTGGACATGGAGGGTGGCGAGCTCGACGTGCCGGTATACGGAGGTGGACCGGTTCAGCCCGAGCGCGGGTTTGTGCTGCATTCCCCGGATGCGGGCTGGCAGAACACTGCGCAGGTGGCTGACGACGTCTTGCTGACCACCTCCCGTGACGTGCTGTCTGACATTGGTGCAGGCAGGGGGCCAAAGAATTACCTGGTGTGCCTGGGTTATGCGGGCTGGAATGAGGGGCAACTGGAAGAAGAGCTGTCCAGCAACGCCTGGCTGACCTGTCCCGCCACCGCCGATATCCTGTTCAGGACACCCTGGGAGGACCGGTATCAGGCCGTGCTGAAGCTCATTGGCATTGACCTCAACCAGCTCAGTGAGTTTGTGGGCCATGCCTGAGGCTGGAAACCGGCGGGTAATAGCGTTTGATTTCGGCACCCGCCGAATTGGTGTGGCCAGTGGTCAGGAAATGCTGGGCACGGGTAAGCCTCTGACCATGCTGCCGGCCCGTGATGGGGTTCCCGACTGGGAACAGATTGGTCGGCTGCTGAAAGAATGGCAGCCGGACCGTGTGCTGGTCGGCCTGCCCCTGAACATGGACGACACCGAAAATGACATGTGTGCACGGGCGCGGAAATTTGGCAAACGCCTGCACGGTCGCTTTCACGTCGAGGTTGAGATGGTGGACGAACGTCTCACCAGCTTTGAGGCCAAGGGCGATGTAATGGCGTCCGGTGGCAGCCGTGATTTCGGCCGCGATGGCGTCGATGACCGCGCCGCCGTGCTGATTCTGGAAACCTGGTTTCACCAGCAGGAGTCCCGTTCGTCCTGACCGGGCCCGGGCTGCTGACTATGGGGATTTAAATGACTGCATTGCTTGAAATCGACCGGCTGCTGGATGACCTGGAAGCTGGCCTGCGCAAAAAGCTGGAAGAGCGTGGCGTAACCTCCCCGGCGCTGATTGGCATTCGCACCGGCGGTGTCTGGCTGGCGGATGTCATGAGTAAGCGCCTGGGCCTGCAGGAACCCTGGGGGGAACTGGATATTTCCTTCTATCGCGACGACTTCAGCCGCATTGGACTGAACCCGAAAGTGAAGCCGTCCAGCCTGCCGTTCAGCACCGAAGACCGTGACATTATCCTGATCGATGACGTGATCATGAGCGGCCGTACCATTCGCGCGGCCATGAACGAAATCTTCGATTATGGCCGGCCGGCGAGTATCATCCTCGCCACGTTGGTGGATCTGGGCGCTCGGGAGTTGCCTGTTCAGCCAGATGTGACCGGGCGGGTGCTTGCCCTGCAGTCGCATCAGCGTGTCAAACTGCGGGGGCCGGACCCACTGCACATAGAACTCCAGGAAACAGGCCACTAATCAGCGAACGCAAAACATCAACAGGCGACCCATGACGGCAACCGATCCCTCACAAACCTCCCTGCAGCTGACCGCGGATGGCCAGTTACGCCATTTCCTGACCCTCGACGGTCTGAACCGCGCTCTGCTGACGGAAATCCTGGACACCGCGGATTCGTTTATCGAAGTGGGGGAGCGCAGCATCAAGAAGGTGCCACTGCTGCGGGGGCGCACCGTGGTCAACCTGTTCTTCGAGTCCAGTACCCGCACCCGCAGCACCTTCGAACTCGCTGCCAAACGGCTGTCGGCCGACGTGCTCAACCTGGACATCAACACGTCCGCAACGTCCAAGGGCGAATCCTTGTCGGACACACTGTTGAACCTGGAAGCCATGGCCAGCGACATGTTCGTGGTGCGCCATTCCCAGAGTGGTGCCCCCCATTTTATCGCCGAGAGCGTTACCCCTGGAGTTGCCATTATTAACGCGGGCGACGGCCGCCACGCCCACCCAACCCAGGCCATGCTGGACATGCTCACCATTCGCCAGCACAAGGGTGAATTCGAAGGCCTGAAGGTGGCGATTGTCGGTGATGTGCTGCACTCGAGGGTGGCCCGTTCCCAGATTCGTGCCCTGAATGAACTGGGCGCCGCTGAAGTGCGCGTCATTGCGCCCGCGACCCTGCTACCAAGGGACGTTGAGAGCCTGGGGTGCACCGTGGAATACGACATGGCCCGGGGTATGAAAGATCTGGACGTGGTGATCATGCTGCGCCTTCAGAGAGAGCGCATGGAGGGCGCACTGCTGCCCAGCGAACGGGAGTTTTACCGGCTCTACGGCCTGAACCAGGAGAAGTTGGCGCTGGCCCATCCTGAATGCATCGTCATGCACCCGGGGCCGATCAACCGAGGCGTGGAAATCGAGTCCGCGGTCGCCGACGGGCCACAATCCGTGATCCTGAATCAGGTCACCAACGGTATCGCCATTCGTATGGCGGTGATGTCCATGGCTATGGGAGGGCAGATGGCCGAGCGCAGTCGCAAACTGGCGGGGAGGGCCCAGGGATGAGCAGCCTTAAGATTATCGGTGGCCGCCTGGCCGACACCAACGCCGAAACCACCGTTCTGGTCCGCGACGGACGTATCTCCGCCCTGGGTGAAGCGGCCGGGAATGAACCTGCCGACCACGACTTTGATGCCACCGGCTGCCTCCTGACACCCGGATTTGTGGATCTGTGCTGCAACCTGCGGGAGCCGGGCAATGGCCAGAAAGGCAATATTGCCTCGGAAAGCCTTGCCGCCGCTCATGGCGGCTTCACAACCCTGTGTGCCTCGCCGGACACTTCGCCGGTCAACGACTCCGGCGCGGTGACCAATCTGATCCTGGACGTGGCCGCGAAGCGCTCTTCGGTTCGGTTATTGCCGGTTGGTGCAATAACCCGTGGCCTGGAAGGCGAACTGCTCAGTGACATGGCGGGCCTGGCCGGTGCTGGTTGTATTGCCCTGGGCAACGGTGCCCGCCCGGTGAAGAACGCCAGGGTGTTGCGCCGTTGTATGGCTTACGCCCGGACGTTTGGCCTGACGGTGATGTTCAGCCCCGAGAATCAGGCGTTGGCGGCGGACGGCTACGCCCACGATGGCCTGGTGGCTTCGCGGCTGGGCCTGCTGGGTATCCCGGAGGTGGCGGAAACCGCCGCGGTTATGGAAATGCTGTTGCTGGCGGAGGAAACCGGGGTTCGACTGCACCTTGGCCAACTCTCCTGCGCCCGCAGCGTGGAAATGCTGGCTGATGCCCGCAAGCGAGGCATTGCGGTGACCGCCGATGTGGCCATGCACCAGTTGATGTTCACCGAGGACGCCCTGTCGGGATTCGACAGCCGCTATCACGTGCGACCGCCACTGCGCTCTGAAAAGGACCGCCAGGCGTTGCTGGGCGGGGTGCGGGATGGCGTGATCGACGCCATCACCAGCCAGCACCAGCCCCACGATTCCGCTGCCAAACAGGCGCCTCTGGCGGCGACGGAGCCGGGGCTGTCCACCATCGAAAACACGCTGTCCATGGGGTTGTTGCTGGTCGAACGTGGCGAGCTGGACATGGCTAGCCTGATCCGCTCGCTGACTGGCGGCCCGGCTGAGGTGATTGGCCGTTCTGCCGAGCTCCGGCAGGGTGCGGTTGCAGACCTGTGTGTGTTTGACCCCGATGCCACCTGGGTTCCCAACGACAGCAGCCTCAGCTCCGTTGGACGTCATGTGCCGCTGCCAGGAAAGGCCCTCCCAGGCGTGGTTCGTCTGACCCTATGCGGCGGGCGGCAAGCCTGGCCCCAATCTGACCTGTAGCTCCCGCCTTCATATCGCTTCATATCAGCAAAGTGTGGCAGAGGTTGCGTAACCTCTGTCGAGCCCGTCACAGTTCCTCACCTTTTTGCCCGAGAGCCCTTGAAGACAGGCACCTGTGCCAACGTATTCTTACCATCGCCGACATAGTCTCGGCGAAGGATCGCGGTGACGTGTGCACATGCGGACGTGCCGTCGCCCAACAATAATAATTCAGGAGTCATCCCCGTGAAATCAGCCAACCTCCCGCGAAAGGCCACTGCGGTGGCAGCCCTGTGTGCCACTCTTGCGTTGTCGCCGTTCGTCCAGGCGGAATCAGACATCATGGAGCGAAGCTTCTGTGTGTTTGACCCGGTCGGTGCCAACGGCCCGCTGTTTGCCATTACCAAAACCTTCCAGCCGGTGGCCCTCAAGGAAGGTATCAAGCTGGACCTGCGTGCTTATACCGACGAGAAAGTCGCGGCCGAGGACTTCAAGGCCGGGCAGTGCGATGCGGTTTTGCTCACCGGTACCCGTGCCCGCGAATTCAACAAGTTTACCGGCACCCTGGAAGCTATGGGCGCTGTGCCCGGTGAAGAGGAAATGCGGCTGCTGTACAACACCCTCAGCCAGGAAAAGGCACGCCCGTTCCTGATTGACGGTGACTACGAAGTGGCTGGTGTATTCCCCGGTGGTGCGGTGTATCTCCATACCCGGGATCGGGCCATCGATTCGGTGGAAAAACTGCAGGGCAAGCGCATTGCCACGCTGGATTTCGATACCGCGTCCGTGCGTATGGTGCGCCACGTAGGGGCGTCTGTAGTGGGCTCCAACTCCGCCAATTTTGCTGGCAAATTCAACAACGGCAGTGTTGACCTGGCCTACGCTCCGGCGGTTGCTTATTCGCCCCTGGAACTCTACAAGGGCGTGAACCCGAACGGTGGCGTATTCAAGTACGCCCTGGCCTATATGAACTTCCAGGTGATCATCCACCGCGATCGCTTCCCGGACGACGCCGGCCAGATGGTGCGTGACCAGGCCATCAAGCGTATTAACGAGGCCTATGAAATCATTGCCGAAGCCGAAGCCGGTATCCCCGACGACATCTGGATGCATCCGCCACAAGAAGATGTGGCCGAATACGACAAGATGCTGCGCAAGGTGCGGTTGTCGTTGCTGGAGGATGGTGTCTACGACGAGCGTGCGATCAGTCTGATGAAGGCGATTCGCTGCCGGGTGGACGGTGCCCGTTCCGAGTGCGCCTCCTGAGCCGACAATGAAAGGGGCCCGGGTGGGCCCCGGTGATCGCCTTAACGGATGGAGTCTTTCAGTGCCTTGCCTGCCTTGAAGCCGACAGTTTTGCTGGCGGGTATCTTGATGGTTGCACCCGTTTGAGGATTACGGCCATCCCGAGCCTCACGGCTGCGAATGTTGAAAGTACCGAAGCCAATCAGAGTGGTGTCTTCGCCACGGGCCGCGGCGGCGGAGATCTGGTCGGTAAAAGCGGTAATGACTTCGCTGGCTTTGTCCCGGGACAGTCCGGTTTTATCCGCAACGGCGGCGGCAAGTTCAGGTTTGCGCATCAGGTACTCCTTTTTGTCGTTTTTGGTCACTGGCCGACAGATGCGACACCGTCGGCTGATCAAAGCTATAGCGGTTTGCGGGCCAATGTGCAAACCGGTAATTGGAATGCATTTGAAACGCCGTTTCCATTTGCGGGATGTGTCTCATAAAAACAGGGGGTTGTCGGCGATAATGCCGATTCGGTTACAAACCGTAACAGATTGTGAGTGCGGCTTTGGCCTGGTGACACTCCGGTTCTGAACAAACGCTCCGAACAACAAAAACGCAGAAGAGTAGAAGGTACAACGTTATGACGAGTATTCAGAAACCTGCCAGTCAGGCTCACCTGGGCAATACACGTTTCCGTGGCGCAATGGCCGCTGTACTTGCCAGTGTGGTTTTGAGTGGTTGTGGTGTCGTCAACAACATGATCTATAAAACCACCGGCGACGTGATGCAGGGCTTTTCCCGCAATCACACCGTGCCCTATCTACTGGAAAGTGACGACCTCGCCATGGGTTGCGCCATGAGTGAGGCTACCGCGCCCCTGCTGATGTCTTTTGGTCGGGTCACCAGTGAGCCTGACCAATTGGCGGTGATGCTGTACCTGTCGGCTGGCGGCTGTGCAGAGGAGCAGGCACGGGAACACGAACTGGATGGCCTGGCCGCCCTGCGTGCGATGGACGCGGAAGAAGCGGAAGACGCCATGATTCGCCAGAAGCGCGCGCTTTCCCTGGCCGCCAAACGCTATCATCGGGGCTGGAAACACCATAACGCCTTCTATGGCAAACCCGA
It encodes:
- a CDS encoding dihydroorotase codes for the protein MSSLKIIGGRLADTNAETTVLVRDGRISALGEAAGNEPADHDFDATGCLLTPGFVDLCCNLREPGNGQKGNIASESLAAAHGGFTTLCASPDTSPVNDSGAVTNLILDVAAKRSSVRLLPVGAITRGLEGELLSDMAGLAGAGCIALGNGARPVKNARVLRRCMAYARTFGLTVMFSPENQALAADGYAHDGLVASRLGLLGIPEVAETAAVMEMLLLAEETGVRLHLGQLSCARSVEMLADARKRGIAVTADVAMHQLMFTEDALSGFDSRYHVRPPLRSEKDRQALLGGVRDGVIDAITSQHQPHDSAAKQAPLAATEPGLSTIENTLSMGLLLVERGELDMASLIRSLTGGPAEVIGRSAELRQGAVADLCVFDPDATWVPNDSSLSSVGRHVPLPGKALPGVVRLTLCGGRQAWPQSDL
- a CDS encoding energy transducer TonB, producing MAVQVSDFDRFSFTLFMALALHAIVVLGITFAPEPPRSSAQTMEITLSQFDDETDPEEADFLAQTSQKGSGTEEEPVEMTTPQPSDVSQPEVAEVQPEPPSRVEPRQEQEQPVVQTQAQNERQVSEPSAAEPASDEPLPVKEKKSLMERSLEIASLEARFDQQRRAYAKKPRVMRVTAASTLKSTNAWYVQNWVSKVTRVGNINYPTEARRAGIYGTLRMLVSMKKDGTIKELAILESSGSSVLDDAAIRIVRMAAPFAPFPDDMRENVDELEIIRTWVFERRGLTSG
- a CDS encoding aspartate carbamoyltransferase catalytic subunit, which translates into the protein MTATDPSQTSLQLTADGQLRHFLTLDGLNRALLTEILDTADSFIEVGERSIKKVPLLRGRTVVNLFFESSTRTRSTFELAAKRLSADVLNLDINTSATSKGESLSDTLLNLEAMASDMFVVRHSQSGAPHFIAESVTPGVAIINAGDGRHAHPTQAMLDMLTIRQHKGEFEGLKVAIVGDVLHSRVARSQIRALNELGAAEVRVIAPATLLPRDVESLGCTVEYDMARGMKDLDVVIMLRLQRERMEGALLPSEREFYRLYGLNQEKLALAHPECIVMHPGPINRGVEIESAVADGPQSVILNQVTNGIAIRMAVMSMAMGGQMAERSRKLAGRAQG
- a CDS encoding HU family DNA-binding protein translates to MRKPELAAAVADKTGLSRDKASEVITAFTDQISAAAARGEDTTLIGFGTFNIRSREARDGRNPQTGATIKIPASKTVGFKAGKALKDSIR
- the ruvX gene encoding Holliday junction resolvase RuvX; its protein translation is MPEAGNRRVIAFDFGTRRIGVASGQEMLGTGKPLTMLPARDGVPDWEQIGRLLKEWQPDRVLVGLPLNMDDTENDMCARARKFGKRLHGRFHVEVEMVDERLTSFEAKGDVMASGGSRDFGRDGVDDRAAVLILETWFHQQESRSS
- the pyrR gene encoding bifunctional pyr operon transcriptional regulator/uracil phosphoribosyltransferase PyrR, whose product is MTALLEIDRLLDDLEAGLRKKLEERGVTSPALIGIRTGGVWLADVMSKRLGLQEPWGELDISFYRDDFSRIGLNPKVKPSSLPFSTEDRDIILIDDVIMSGRTIRAAMNEIFDYGRPASIILATLVDLGARELPVQPDVTGRVLALQSHQRVKLRGPDPLHIELQETGH
- the gshB gene encoding glutathione synthase encodes the protein MTVRLGIVMDPIEKIHFKKDSSLAMLLAAQKRGWEIEYMELPDLYLKGGQARARTRDLTVHMDPEDWFGFGGAQDRALGDLDVILMRQDPPVDREFLMATFILEIAEQQGALVVNPASTLRDCNEKLFAAQFEDCTPPLLVTRSAERLKEFYAEHGDVIMKPVDGMGGRSIFRIKENDDNLGVIIETLTNDGAHQAMAQKYIPEIKQGDKRILLIDGEPVPYALARIPSQGENRGNLAAGGRGEGRELTVRDREICDRVAPVLKEKGLIFVGIDVIGDYLTEINVTSPTCIRELDTAYGIDISSQLLDAIERRLK
- a CDS encoding putative solute-binding protein, producing MERSFCVFDPVGANGPLFAITKTFQPVALKEGIKLDLRAYTDEKVAAEDFKAGQCDAVLLTGTRAREFNKFTGTLEAMGAVPGEEEMRLLYNTLSQEKARPFLIDGDYEVAGVFPGGAVYLHTRDRAIDSVEKLQGKRIATLDFDTASVRMVRHVGASVVGSNSANFAGKFNNGSVDLAYAPAVAYSPLELYKGVNPNGGVFKYALAYMNFQVIIHRDRFPDDAGQMVRDQAIKRINEAYEIIAEAEAGIPDDIWMHPPQEDVAEYDKMLRKVRLSLLEDGVYDERAISLMKAIRCRVDGARSECAS
- a CDS encoding YqgE/AlgH family protein → MTASKHSPHSLRHQFLVASPYLQDPRFHGAVIYLCEHSDEGALGLTVNHPLDIHLGEILEQLDMEGGELDVPVYGGGPVQPERGFVLHSPDAGWQNTAQVADDVLLTTSRDVLSDIGAGRGPKNYLVCLGYAGWNEGQLEEELSSNAWLTCPATADILFRTPWEDRYQAVLKLIGIDLNQLSEFVGHA